The following are encoded together in the Fundulus heteroclitus isolate FHET01 chromosome 19, MU-UCD_Fhet_4.1, whole genome shotgun sequence genome:
- the clec14a gene encoding C-type lectin domain family 14 member A, with product MEFWPCCWCRFLWMVVFLLKNVSANSSSHTKYTLSQREARFDQAVTACLPGTLPSVATEHEYQEISQLLSKSKLYQANITVWIGLRKPKSECVVPSLPLRGFKWVENGSQEASVINWLEEPALTCTEDLCGALKRQVVQSKVHLVLIPDSCKTPYRFICKVRHAGTSHSGTSHAGTSVKSSQTTIRPVSVKPQKVAATAKTTPTTLIPHPTTPHLHLPAGPESCEHSKNPKHPSIRSLTPDSSNDSRVLVECWSEVKIELVCSGTPAVWRLLDGSLADFSSICLHCDTGFQKNDSGLCVDVDECSTGKPCPHTCQNTEGSYRCVCGDDPDSSCEETGGKSSMLHILIPVVAVVVVLLVILAIIVVVTCCLKRRKKTKP from the coding sequence ATGGAGTTTTGGCCCTGCTGCTGGTGCAGGTTCCTTTGGATGGTTGTCTTCCTGCTAAAAAATGTCTCAGCCAACTCGTCCTCGCACACTAAATACACGCTCAGCCAAAGGGAAGCTAGATTTGATCAGGCAGTTACAGCCTGCCTTCCTGGGACTTTGCCCAGCGTGGCCACCGAACACGAGTACCAGGAAATCTCTCAGTTACTCAGCAAGTCCAAGTTGTATCAGGCAAACATTACCGTGTGGATTGGGCTAAGGAAGCCAAAATCTGAATGTGTTGTTCCTTCACTGCCCCTGAGAGGATTCAAGTGGGTAGAGAATGGGAGCCAGGAGGCGAGCGTAATCAACTGGCTGGAGGAGCCGGCACTCACCTGTACGGAAGACCTGTGCGGGGCCCTGAAGCGACAGGTTGTCCAGTCAAAAGTTCATTTGGTTTTAATCCCTGACAGCTGTAAAACGCCTTACCGGTTCATCTGCAAAGTGAGACATGCAGGAACGTCGCATTCAGGAACATCACATGCAGGAACGTCAGTGAAAAGCAGCCAGACCACCATCAGACCTGTTTCAGTAAAGCCCCAAAAGGTAGCAGCCACAGCCAAGACAACACCGACAACATTAATACCCCACCCGACGACACCCCACCTTCACCTCCCAGCCGGGCCAGAATCTTGTGAGCATTCCAAAAATCCCAAGCATCCGAGCATCCGCTCCCTGACTCCTGATTCCAGCAACGACAGCCGAGTCCTGGTGGAGTGTTGGTCCGAAGTGAAGATAGAACTGGTTTGCTCAGGGACTCCTGCCGTCTGGCGACTGTTGGATGGCTCCCTGGCTGATTTCAGCAGCATCTGCCTGCATTGTGACACTGGCTTTCAGAAAAACGACTCAGGTCTCTGTGTTGACGTAGATGAGTGTAGCACTGGGAAGCCCTGCCCACACACCTGCCAGAACACCGAGGGTTCCTACAGGTGTGTCTGCGGTGATGATCCGGACTCTTCATGCGAGGAAACCGGTGGCAAGAGCTCAATGTTACACATCCTCATCCCCGTGGTGGCCGTTGTTGTTGTGCTGCTGGTAATACTGGCAATCATTGTGGTGGTGACATGCTGCTTAAAGAGGCGGAAGAAGACCAAACCATAA